One Dictyostelium discoideum AX4 chromosome 3 chromosome, whole genome shotgun sequence genomic region harbors:
- a CDS encoding C2H2-type zinc finger-containing protein codes for MSEKKDFVDSTFRKKWDSEYFAQRAKDREAGLLVDGDGDEEDEISKKRQRMNQNNIIDPDKPLSFFKARDEDLNLINKVGKTTIVQGVTPTDKHGGFYCDVCDVSFKDSNSMLAHVNTKRHNRLKGVSMRVETSTLSQVKNKLKKGKEDKLLSKLNDGKKVTEKDLQLKRDQEYEKIIKNIKEKENDESTNQQESINNPNDNSKDNLNKNENENENENENENENENENENENENVNVNKKEKENEKEKENEKEKEKEKEKEKEKEKEKVEYEEDEFDYSSFGLPSNFGTTKKSK; via the exons atgagtgaaaaaaaagattttgtaGATTCAACATTTAGAAAGAAATGGGATTCAGAATATTTTGCACAAAGAGCAAAAGATAGAGAAGCAGGTTTATTAGTTGacggtgatggtgatgaggAAGatgaaatatcaaaaaaaagacaaagaatgaaccaaaataatataattgatcCAGATAAACCTTTATCATTCTTTAAAGCAAGAGATGAAGATTTAAATCTTATTAATAAAGTTGGTAAAACTACAATAGTTCAAGGTGTTACACCAACTGATAAACATGGTGGTTTCTATTGTGATGTTTGTGATGTTAGttttaaagattcaaattcaatgttAGCTCATGTAAATACTAAAAGAC atAATAGATTAAAAGGTGTTAGTATGAGAGTTGAAACATCAACATTATCacaagttaaaaataaattaaaaaaaggaaaagaagataaattattatcaaaattaaatgatggtAAAAAGGTAACTGAAAAagatttacaattaaaaagagatcaagaatatgaaaaaattataaaaaatataaaagaaaaagaaaatgatgaatCTACAAACCAACAAGAATCTATTAATAATcctaatgataatagtaaagacaatttaaataaaaatgaaaatgaaaatgaaaatgaaaatgaaaatgaaaatgaaaatgaaaatgaaaatgaaaatgaaaatgaaaatgtaaatgtaaataaaaaagaaaaagaaaatgaaaaagaaaaagaaaatgaaaaagaaaaagaaaaagaaaaagaaaaagaaaaagaaaaagaaaaagaaaaagttgaatatgaagaagatgaatttgattattCTTCTTTTGGGTTACCTTCAAATTTTGGAACtactaaaaaatcaaaataa